The following proteins are encoded in a genomic region of Leptospira wolbachii serovar Codice str. CDC:
- a CDS encoding STAS domain-containing protein has protein sequence MAILIEIKNNDLSFDGLSAFRERIMSTISNTKENVVLDFTDISMSLDSATIGELMKFHSAMEAQNLQLQIQGVNKLIRTVFRLNKLDTILHLID, from the coding sequence TTGGCAATTCTAATCGAAATCAAGAACAACGATCTTTCCTTTGATGGACTCAGTGCCTTCCGGGAAAGAATTATGTCCACCATTAGCAATACAAAAGAAAATGTGGTCTTAGATTTTACGGATATTTCCATGTCCTTGGATAGTGCGACAATTGGGGAATTGATGAAATTTCATTCGGCTATGGAAGCACAAAATTTACAATTGCAGATCCAAGGAGTCAACAAACTCATTCGTACTGTCTTTCGGTTGAACAAACTCGACACAATTCTCCACTTAATCGATTAA
- a CDS encoding PAS domain-containing sensor histidine kinase: MFQTNYIDLLSNVPDLICELDAFERIRYANSFHKDKLGYEADEILGRSVDEFFHPDDRNELRTKMSLLKTPGSETKGIWRIAHRDGHFLTCECRGKLKHDSNGNKRIIVIARDITEDLGTEFKIHTKPGPKVQTPSKLHYQSFFELKMSQFEFSQLKFAFDEHAVITITDRNGNITYANDRFCEISMYSREELIGNNHRLLNSGFHSSDFFERMYHMIQNGYVWKGEIRNRTKSGSIYWVNATIVPLRSIDGSINRFVALHTLITRTIESEERVTQLLQEKELLLQEVHHRIKNNLFSVFSLLKMQASFSQDPHLKEQFDEAAGRLRSMMALYDRLYRSQNSNEIDLKDYIPNLVRQILSTYPKDISFDFSADTPMIVKPDIANNLGIILNELICNSVKHSFLKKDIGKIKIQIGKDDHQIQFLYSDDGEPLPDSYSLENLETGFGIKLMNLLVQQLKGKVKVSPGQSVQFDLVFPF, from the coding sequence ATGTTCCAAACAAATTACATTGACTTACTTTCAAACGTTCCTGATTTAATTTGTGAGTTAGATGCTTTTGAAAGAATCCGTTATGCAAACTCATTTCACAAAGATAAATTAGGTTACGAAGCAGATGAAATTCTCGGTCGTTCGGTGGATGAATTCTTTCATCCAGACGATCGCAATGAATTACGTACGAAGATGTCTCTTTTGAAGACACCTGGATCTGAAACCAAAGGGATATGGCGGATTGCACATAGAGATGGACATTTTTTAACTTGCGAATGCCGTGGAAAACTTAAACACGATTCCAATGGTAACAAAAGGATCATTGTGATTGCAAGGGACATTACCGAAGACCTAGGAACCGAATTTAAAATACATACAAAACCTGGCCCCAAAGTTCAAACACCTTCAAAACTTCATTACCAAAGTTTCTTTGAATTGAAGATGTCTCAGTTTGAATTTTCTCAATTAAAATTTGCCTTTGATGAACATGCTGTCATAACAATCACCGATAGAAATGGAAACATTACTTATGCCAACGATCGGTTTTGCGAAATTTCAATGTACTCACGAGAGGAATTGATTGGCAATAACCACCGTTTGTTGAACTCAGGGTTCCATTCATCAGATTTTTTTGAACGAATGTACCACATGATTCAAAATGGCTATGTGTGGAAAGGGGAGATTCGGAATAGAACAAAAAGTGGGTCTATCTATTGGGTAAATGCAACCATTGTTCCCTTACGGTCGATTGATGGCAGTATCAATCGATTTGTTGCCCTACATACTTTAATCACTCGGACCATTGAATCGGAAGAAAGAGTAACGCAGTTATTGCAGGAGAAAGAACTACTTTTACAAGAAGTTCATCATCGAATTAAAAATAATCTATTTTCTGTTTTTAGTCTTTTGAAAATGCAGGCAAGTTTTTCTCAAGATCCGCACCTAAAGGAACAATTTGACGAAGCGGCAGGGCGTTTGCGGAGTATGATGGCTTTGTATGATAGGTTGTATCGATCCCAAAACTCTAATGAAATAGATCTAAAAGACTACATCCCTAACTTGGTGCGTCAAATTCTTTCCACTTATCCTAAAGATATCAGTTTTGATTTTTCTGCTGATACACCAATGATTGTGAAACCAGATATTGCTAACAATTTAGGAATTATTTTAAATGAATTAATTTGTAATTCTGTAAAACATTCCTTTCTAAAGAAAGATATTGGAAAAATTAAAATCCAAATCGGAAAAGATGATCATCAGATTCAATTTCTCTATAGTGATGACGGAGAGCCACTTCCAGACTCCTATTCTTTGGAGAATTTGGAGACTGGATTTGGAATTAAACTTATGAATTTACTGGTCCAACAATTAAAAGGAAAAGTAAAAGTAAGTCCAGGACAAAGTGTTCAGTTCGATTTGGTGTTTCCGTTTTGA
- a CDS encoding hybrid sensor histidine kinase/response regulator, producing MNEKRILLAEDELVSATYLKDSLSAIGYKVTLASDGKQALEFYLDNPFPVVITDYEMPGLNGAELIQELKSEDNDPVIFMLTSHINPKLIVNVMKLGVYDYLVKPLEEQEISLKLKRAFEFYEMKRIETITKRERQLRLEGHLEWIQWKEKMAGVGEFNRLNQNLFESLKNSFCQGAGFGALVTLLKLVADTTVKEGNHYKIESDLMELIQINTGMAEKALKMFADIDLMVSSQMQFEEISCAELYQQLQIWLQDLKPLLDLKNQQILVSDLKPNHSKYKVSYNDFSLRTSFKEIITNACKFSESNSNITIVTNVEHNWFKCIVYNQPTANADRTYGIPLQYENLVFEPFYRLSKNVFDEYGTLDFGLGLSYVDSCFKKHEGKLSVHNVVDHSEWSDSPVTKVAFQFSLPVKKI from the coding sequence GTGAACGAAAAAAGAATTCTATTGGCTGAAGATGAATTAGTCTCAGCTACATATCTAAAGGATAGTTTGTCTGCGATAGGATATAAGGTGACTTTAGCAAGTGATGGGAAACAAGCTTTAGAATTTTATCTTGATAACCCCTTTCCTGTTGTAATCACCGATTATGAAATGCCTGGTTTGAATGGTGCAGAGTTAATCCAGGAATTAAAGTCAGAAGATAATGACCCAGTGATATTTATGTTAACTTCCCATATTAATCCTAAGTTGATTGTAAACGTTATGAAATTGGGTGTTTATGATTATCTTGTAAAACCTTTGGAAGAACAAGAAATATCATTAAAACTAAAACGTGCATTTGAATTTTATGAAATGAAACGGATCGAAACGATCACGAAAAGGGAACGCCAACTTCGATTGGAAGGCCACTTGGAATGGATCCAATGGAAAGAAAAGATGGCAGGTGTGGGTGAGTTCAATCGTTTAAATCAAAATCTATTTGAAAGTTTGAAAAATAGTTTTTGCCAAGGTGCTGGTTTTGGTGCCCTTGTTACTCTTTTGAAATTAGTTGCAGATACTACAGTAAAGGAAGGGAACCATTATAAAATTGAATCTGATTTAATGGAACTCATTCAAATCAATACGGGGATGGCTGAAAAGGCTCTAAAAATGTTTGCCGATATTGATTTGATGGTATCGAGCCAAATGCAGTTCGAGGAAATTTCCTGTGCAGAATTATACCAACAATTACAAATTTGGCTTCAAGATTTAAAACCGCTATTGGATTTAAAAAACCAACAGATTTTGGTTAGCGATTTAAAACCCAATCATTCCAAATACAAAGTTTCTTATAATGATTTTTCTCTACGGACATCGTTTAAGGAAATCATTACGAATGCATGTAAATTCTCGGAATCCAATTCCAATATAACAATCGTAACAAACGTTGAACATAATTGGTTTAAATGTATTGTTTATAATCAACCAACAGCAAATGCAGATAGAACTTATGGTATACCTTTACAATATGAAAATTTGGTTTTTGAACCATTCTATCGATTATCGAAGAATGTTTTTGATGAATACGGGACCTTGGATTTTGGATTAGGACTCAGTTATGTGGACTCTTGTTTTAAAAAACATGAAGGAAAATTGTCTGTTCATAATGTGGTTGATCATTCAGAATGGAGTGACAGTCCAGTTACTAAAGTGGCTTTTCAATTTTCGTTACCCGTAAAAAAAATCTGA
- a CDS encoding HAD-IC family P-type ATPase encodes MLLEYLNVNSIHILPNAKSWEDVSLELLRKVDEDPIKDDLQNRMESFPNSLFGDLGPHILIPHFRSIHIKTPEVFLFLIPKGILMGDRIIHLVLFQMIPETQPSLHLRLLHGLSSLLPQIFDELLKCDTESKVLSVVQRGESDMKPSYKNLNQSQIAFELQTDLQNGLSQSEANIRLKTFGKNAIENEKSTPIIWKFLKSFFSLFAILLWVATVLCFVPGVDMPELGIAIFIVVVINGIFSFFQESKSDHAVEALRKLLAQECPVIRDGVTTTVPADDIVPGDLIVLSEGDIVPADCRIIESEDVEVDNSSLTGESTSARRYKSDSEIVLEGKFLWLEMPNILFAGSSLIKGKSKAIVFGTGQSTEIGQIAGITSKIKREESPLQKQLKQTVISISLFAFVIGIVFLLLGYMVAGLSFVQAFIFFIGIFVANVPEGLLPTVTLSLALGVSRMAKRNAILKDLSSVETLGCTTVICSDKTGTLTQNQMRVIEVYFNSRSFTPQELETKEGNQIFLSCGYHCNNASLDPSPLGDPTELALLYLSQDRIKNTNGKRIHTNAFESVRKRMSVVIKGENFTTAYAKGGPVEILSICTHVYENGSVVLLDETKRSNLKKASDHSASQGYRVLSFAYKVIEEENPLSNLESIESNMVYLGHCCLADPIRPKVPDAISKCHTAGIRILMITGDHPLTAESVGRSIGIGGETPIVITGVELDKMNDTSLREWIRKGEPIFARVSPSQKLRIVTMLQGLGEIVAVTGDGVNDGPALKKADIGIAMGKRGTEVAKEAARMIIVDDDFATIVDAIEEGRGVFDNIRKFSAYVLNSNPQELIPFLLWALIPGFPLLMTVMGVLAVDVGTDLIPAMGLGAEPPEKGIMFRPPRNRNEKLISIKFILRSYLVEGMILFLSCLTTYFYFVYTECNGVLPLSPKGLNMAEASPQYLQSLTAFFFPTITVQIANVLSKRSRTESIFQMDLFSNRIIWAGIGFSLFLCAIFFYTDLSSVYYFAPIPIHVYLFAFHGTLVMVSYAEIIKYFRRKRLAKN; translated from the coding sequence ATGCTTCTCGAATACCTAAATGTTAATTCGATCCATATTCTTCCCAATGCTAAAAGTTGGGAAGATGTAAGCCTTGAGTTATTGCGGAAAGTTGATGAGGACCCCATTAAGGACGATTTACAAAATCGGATGGAGTCTTTTCCGAACAGTTTGTTCGGAGATCTTGGCCCTCATATTTTAATTCCACATTTTCGCTCCATACATATCAAAACTCCCGAGGTTTTTTTGTTTTTGATTCCCAAAGGTATTCTTATGGGGGATCGCATCATTCATTTGGTCCTATTTCAAATGATCCCAGAAACTCAACCATCGCTACACTTACGTTTGTTACATGGTCTTTCTTCGCTTCTTCCGCAAATTTTTGATGAATTGTTGAAATGTGATACCGAATCAAAGGTTTTGTCTGTGGTGCAACGTGGCGAATCAGATATGAAGCCTAGTTACAAAAATTTAAACCAATCTCAGATTGCATTTGAATTACAAACAGATTTACAAAATGGCCTAAGTCAATCCGAGGCAAACATTCGCCTGAAAACATTTGGTAAGAATGCGATTGAAAATGAAAAGTCTACACCAATCATTTGGAAATTTTTAAAAAGTTTTTTTAGTTTATTCGCGATTCTGTTATGGGTAGCAACTGTTCTGTGTTTTGTGCCCGGTGTAGATATGCCCGAGTTGGGAATTGCCATTTTTATTGTAGTTGTCATCAATGGTATATTTTCTTTTTTTCAAGAATCTAAATCAGACCATGCAGTGGAGGCCTTACGTAAGTTACTCGCACAGGAATGTCCTGTCATTCGAGATGGTGTGACTACAACAGTTCCAGCGGATGATATTGTTCCCGGCGATTTGATTGTTCTTTCTGAAGGGGATATTGTACCTGCCGATTGTAGAATCATTGAATCGGAAGACGTTGAAGTTGATAATTCTTCCCTTACGGGTGAGTCCACATCTGCAAGGCGTTATAAATCAGATAGTGAAATTGTTTTAGAGGGAAAGTTTCTGTGGTTAGAAATGCCAAACATTCTTTTTGCTGGCAGTTCTTTAATCAAAGGAAAATCCAAAGCGATAGTTTTTGGTACAGGCCAGTCCACAGAGATAGGCCAAATCGCAGGGATTACATCAAAAATTAAACGGGAAGAGAGTCCGTTACAAAAACAATTAAAACAAACAGTTATCTCTATATCGTTATTTGCCTTTGTGATTGGAATTGTTTTTCTATTATTGGGATACATGGTTGCGGGCTTAAGTTTTGTCCAAGCCTTCATTTTCTTTATAGGGATTTTTGTAGCAAACGTTCCAGAAGGTTTATTACCAACTGTAACTCTTTCTTTGGCATTAGGTGTTTCGCGCATGGCAAAACGAAATGCGATCCTGAAAGATCTTTCTAGCGTAGAAACACTTGGCTGTACAACTGTTATATGTTCGGATAAAACAGGAACTTTGACGCAAAATCAAATGCGTGTGATTGAAGTGTATTTTAATTCCCGATCATTCACACCTCAAGAGTTAGAAACAAAAGAAGGTAACCAGATTTTCTTAAGTTGTGGTTATCATTGTAATAACGCTAGTTTGGATCCCAGTCCTTTGGGGGATCCGACCGAACTTGCGTTGCTGTATTTGTCACAAGATAGAATCAAAAATACAAATGGAAAACGAATTCATACAAATGCATTTGAATCAGTAAGAAAACGTATGAGTGTGGTAATTAAAGGAGAAAATTTTACCACTGCGTATGCAAAAGGTGGGCCTGTCGAAATTCTTTCCATTTGCACACATGTTTATGAGAATGGTTCCGTTGTTTTGTTAGATGAAACAAAACGATCGAATCTTAAAAAAGCTTCCGACCATTCCGCAAGCCAAGGTTATCGTGTTCTTTCTTTTGCTTATAAAGTAATAGAGGAAGAAAATCCATTGTCAAATTTGGAGTCTATCGAATCCAACATGGTTTATTTAGGTCATTGTTGTCTTGCCGATCCCATTCGTCCTAAAGTCCCTGATGCGATTTCTAAATGTCACACAGCGGGGATCAGAATTTTAATGATTACAGGTGATCATCCATTAACTGCTGAATCTGTCGGTAGGTCTATTGGAATAGGTGGAGAAACTCCAATTGTTATCACTGGTGTGGAATTGGATAAAATGAATGATACCTCTCTTAGGGAATGGATCCGAAAAGGGGAACCAATTTTTGCAAGAGTATCTCCTTCCCAAAAATTACGCATTGTTACCATGTTGCAAGGATTAGGTGAAATTGTGGCAGTTACCGGAGATGGGGTCAATGATGGTCCCGCACTCAAAAAAGCAGACATTGGAATTGCGATGGGGAAACGAGGGACGGAAGTTGCCAAAGAGGCAGCCAGAATGATCATTGTCGACGATGATTTCGCAACTATAGTGGATGCCATTGAGGAAGGGCGAGGTGTTTTTGATAATATTCGTAAATTTTCTGCGTACGTTTTGAACTCAAATCCACAAGAGCTCATTCCTTTTCTGCTTTGGGCATTGATACCCGGATTTCCTTTGCTTATGACTGTTATGGGTGTTCTTGCCGTTGACGTTGGAACAGATTTGATTCCAGCAATGGGTCTTGGTGCAGAACCACCGGAAAAAGGAATTATGTTTCGACCACCACGGAATCGAAATGAGAAGCTTATATCTATTAAATTTATTCTGAGATCTTATCTTGTAGAGGGAATGATTCTTTTTCTCTCTTGTTTGACTACGTATTTTTATTTTGTTTATACAGAATGTAATGGAGTGTTACCACTCTCTCCGAAAGGGTTGAATATGGCGGAAGCAAGTCCACAGTATCTCCAATCTCTGACTGCATTCTTTTTCCCAACGATAACAGTACAAATAGCAAACGTTCTTAGTAAACGTTCAAGAACTGAGTCCATTTTCCAAATGGATTTGTTTTCCAATCGAATCATCTGGGCAGGAATTGGTTTTTCCTTATTTCTTTGTGCAATTTTCTTTTATACTGACCTAAGTTCTGTTTATTATTTTGCGCCGATCCCAATACATGTATATTTATTTGCATTCCATGGAACACTTGTTATGGTTTCTTATGCGGAGATAATAAAATATTTTCGTAGGAAACGGCTAGCAAAAAATTAG
- a CDS encoding SDR family NAD(P)-dependent oxidoreductase — protein sequence MSKFYRDEWVWITGASSGIGKELVAQAYKQKAKVLLASRKIKDLEAIAKELHLEKGRFAVEKLDLEDYKSTAAFAKRCIQKYGIPKVVIHNGGISQRSLTKETNLITLEKIMNTNFYGAAEMTRAMIPQILGKKEVHFAVISSVAGKIGSPLRSAYSASKFALVGFFHSLRSEEEKSGIFVTMVYPGFIQTNISKNALRGDGSSTGTMDSVIAAGLPVQLCAHRILHAVANKQREVVIAGIKEKFGLVLQMVYPSLFFKMIQKAKVR from the coding sequence ATGAGTAAATTTTACCGAGACGAATGGGTTTGGATTACAGGAGCCTCCTCTGGAATTGGAAAAGAATTAGTAGCACAGGCATACAAACAGAAAGCAAAGGTATTACTTGCATCTCGAAAGATCAAAGATTTAGAAGCCATTGCTAAAGAACTTCATCTAGAGAAAGGACGTTTTGCTGTTGAAAAATTAGATTTGGAAGATTATAAATCTACAGCTGCTTTTGCAAAGCGTTGTATACAAAAGTATGGGATTCCCAAGGTAGTCATCCATAATGGTGGAATCAGCCAAAGATCCTTAACCAAAGAAACAAACTTAATCACATTAGAAAAGATAATGAATACTAATTTTTATGGTGCAGCCGAGATGACTCGAGCGATGATACCACAAATTTTAGGCAAAAAGGAAGTTCACTTTGCTGTAATTTCAAGCGTTGCTGGGAAAATTGGTAGCCCACTCCGATCTGCTTATTCAGCCTCCAAATTTGCGTTAGTCGGTTTTTTTCATTCCTTACGATCGGAAGAAGAAAAATCCGGTATTTTTGTGACCATGGTGTATCCAGGTTTTATCCAAACGAATATTTCTAAAAATGCATTAAGGGGAGACGGCTCTTCCACTGGCACTATGGATTCGGTAATTGCTGCTGGGTTACCGGTTCAGTTATGTGCACACCGAATTTTACATGCAGTCGCCAACAAACAACGCGAAGTTGTCATTGCAGGTATCAAAGAAAAATTCGGATTGGTTTTACAAATGGTTTATCCATCATTATTTTTCAAAATGATTCAAAAAGCAAAGGTAAGGTAG
- a CDS encoding neutral/alkaline non-lysosomal ceramidase N-terminal domain-containing protein, producing the protein MKFRIFLIVLFCFSLPLLSEERSVYSAAMAKKDITGPSVGVMFWGFAREDQTGVGIHTRQFARSLVIRDQSSKKLLAYVTAEVGGIPFEIQRDVVKRLQSELDPGFNYGNVLINASHTHSGPAGHFHYSEVSFYSKDFYSESYAVLRDGIFESIKEAYLKMKPAELTVGKAMVSEAGVNRSLSAYLANPESERKTYSDNIDREMLQLTVVVSGVPVGFVNWYGVHPTNITFDNRLISSDNKGIASLLAESEAKKQGLTDFVAIFAQANEGDVSPNLNLNNTGPGKDIYDSSFIIGKRQFIASQQILKSEGKRLSGGISFTQRFIDMSKHPVSSEFSGTGKTETTCPSAYGYSFAAGSTEEGGGHWLFHEGMTSKNRRFYIDWIAKFMLQSPSDELRACQNPKAVLFPMGETKPIPSLPQILPYGLTLIGDLTILVLPHEVTTMSSRRLKKEVQSVLKDKTTEIVLSGLTNDFSGYITTPEEYSTQNYEGGHTLHGPQSLNALRQEFHKMAAELKEGRSATPQTIMPLDLSDRIHPLKIPSSDVVSTKPQSVIQPSSESYQRGEVVSCRVASANPNVGYPKVTSYLWVEGLEKSTWKPVRSDADFDTKFIYQKRGLWGRTEESVDLIWETSFDTKPGEYRLVHEGVYLSADGVKSNYRIECPSFRITEGGI; encoded by the coding sequence ATGAAGTTCCGAATTTTCCTAATTGTTCTTTTTTGTTTCTCTCTCCCCCTTCTATCGGAAGAGAGATCGGTCTATTCTGCCGCCATGGCGAAAAAAGACATCACAGGTCCGTCTGTGGGTGTTATGTTTTGGGGCTTTGCCAGAGAGGACCAAACGGGAGTGGGGATTCACACAAGGCAGTTCGCTAGATCTCTCGTCATCCGAGACCAAAGTTCCAAAAAACTTTTAGCTTATGTGACTGCTGAAGTTGGCGGTATTCCTTTTGAAATCCAAAGAGATGTTGTCAAAAGATTACAATCCGAATTGGATCCAGGATTTAACTATGGTAATGTTCTCATCAACGCATCACATACGCATAGTGGACCCGCAGGTCACTTTCATTACTCAGAAGTTTCCTTTTATTCAAAAGATTTTTATTCGGAATCTTATGCAGTTCTAAGAGATGGGATCTTTGAATCTATCAAAGAAGCCTATCTAAAGATGAAACCTGCTGAATTGACAGTAGGAAAAGCGATGGTGAGTGAAGCGGGTGTTAATCGAAGTCTTTCTGCTTACCTTGCTAATCCAGAATCAGAAAGAAAAACATATTCAGACAATATTGATCGCGAGATGTTACAACTTACAGTAGTTGTATCTGGAGTTCCTGTCGGTTTTGTCAATTGGTATGGGGTACATCCAACCAATATTACCTTTGATAATCGACTAATATCGTCGGACAACAAAGGAATCGCATCCTTACTTGCTGAATCAGAGGCCAAAAAACAAGGGTTAACCGATTTTGTTGCCATTTTTGCGCAAGCAAACGAAGGAGATGTATCACCCAATCTCAATTTGAACAATACAGGTCCAGGAAAGGATATTTACGATAGTAGTTTTATTATTGGAAAGAGACAATTTATAGCAAGCCAACAAATTCTGAAGTCGGAAGGAAAACGCCTGTCAGGTGGTATTTCTTTTACACAACGATTTATTGATATGAGTAAACATCCTGTGAGTAGTGAATTTTCAGGAACCGGAAAAACTGAAACCACATGCCCATCAGCTTATGGTTATTCGTTTGCTGCAGGTTCCACGGAAGAAGGTGGTGGTCACTGGTTATTCCACGAAGGGATGACCAGTAAAAATCGTAGGTTCTACATTGATTGGATTGCTAAGTTTATGTTACAATCTCCATCAGACGAACTCAGAGCATGTCAGAACCCTAAAGCAGTTTTGTTTCCAATGGGAGAAACTAAACCCATTCCTAGTCTACCACAAATTTTACCCTATGGACTGACACTCATCGGTGACCTTACTATTTTAGTTTTACCACATGAAGTTACAACAATGTCCAGTAGACGACTTAAAAAAGAAGTTCAGTCTGTATTAAAAGATAAAACTACTGAGATTGTTTTGTCAGGACTTACGAATGATTTTTCTGGATATATCACTACACCTGAGGAATACTCTACTCAGAATTATGAAGGTGGTCATACATTACACGGGCCTCAGAGTTTGAATGCTTTAAGACAAGAATTTCATAAAATGGCAGCAGAGTTAAAGGAAGGAAGGTCGGCAACTCCCCAAACAATTATGCCGTTGGATTTATCCGATCGTATTCATCCTTTGAAGATACCATCATCAGACGTTGTCTCAACTAAACCTCAATCGGTGATCCAACCAAGTTCCGAATCTTATCAAAGAGGTGAGGTCGTATCTTGCCGAGTGGCATCTGCAAATCCTAACGTGGGTTATCCGAAAGTGACTTCCTATTTATGGGTCGAAGGATTAGAGAAGTCCACTTGGAAACCCGTTCGTTCTGACGCCGATTTTGATACAAAATTTATCTATCAAAAACGTGGTCTTTGGGGTAGAACAGAAGAAAGTGTAGATCTAATTTGGGAAACTAGTTTCGATACAAAACCAGGTGAGTATCGTTTGGTCCATGAGGGAGTATATCTAAGTGCCGATGGAGTGAAATCTAATTACCGAATCGAGTGCCCAAGTTTCCGAATTACAGAAGGTGGAATATAA
- a CDS encoding DUF3817 domain-containing protein: protein MFSLLQTKLGRFRILAFLEGLSFLTILFVTMPLKYLYKNPEPNKIVGLIHGLLFLLYLVELFQVKVELEWKAKKTFLAALASVVPFGTFIAERYLYLKSDSEKPKES, encoded by the coding sequence GTGTTTTCTTTACTCCAAACCAAATTAGGACGATTTCGCATTTTAGCTTTTTTAGAAGGACTCTCTTTTCTCACAATCCTCTTTGTGACCATGCCACTCAAATATCTGTATAAAAATCCAGAGCCAAATAAGATCGTTGGACTCATCCATGGGTTATTGTTCCTTTTGTATTTGGTAGAATTGTTTCAGGTAAAAGTAGAATTAGAATGGAAAGCAAAGAAAACTTTTTTAGCGGCACTTGCTTCAGTCGTTCCCTTTGGAACTTTCATAGCGGAACGATATCTGTATTTAAAATCCGATTCCGAAAAACCAAAAGAATCGTAA